ATCGGCCGCTCGGCGGTCGACGCGCTCGCCCGGGTCCGGCAGGCGGGCGGCACGACCTCCGTGGACGCCTCCTCGACCGGCATGCTGGAGCAGTTCGGACGGGAGCGAATCCTCGCCCTGGTCGCCGAGTTGGCGCCGACGTTCGTGTTCGCCAACCGGTCCGAGTCCGAGTTCCTGGGGCTGCTGGTCGACGGGCAACCGGGGCCGGAGCGGGCACGGCTGGCGGCCACCACGGTCGTCACCAAGTCGGGCGCCGAGGCGACCACCGTCGACGTGCCGGGGGAGCCGCTGTTCGTGGTGCCGGTGCCGCCGGTGAGCGAGGTGCGCGACCTGACCGGTGCCGGGGACGCGTTCGCGGCCGGGTTCCTCGCCGGGTTCCTGGAGACGGCGGACCTGCGCCTGGCGGTCGGGCTCGGACACCGCAGCGCGGCGCGCGTGCTCGCCTCGCCGGGGGCTTCGTTCGGCGATCGGTGACGCTTCCGGGCGGCCCCGTGCGGAGGGGCCGCCCGGGAGTTCCAGCGGTCTAGCGGAGCGCGTCCTTGCGGAGGAAGTGCTTCAGGCGTTGCCACGTCCAGGTGTTGACGACGTCCTCGGTGGTGAGCCAGGCCCGCTGCGCCGTGCCGACGCCGAACCGCGGGTAGGCCAGGTGCGGGGTGGCGTGGGCGTCGCTGTCGATGCTGAAGCGGGCGCCGTGGCGCTTGGCCCGCAGGATGTCCTCGTCGCGCAGGTCGAGGCGCTGCGGGGAGCTGTTGATCTCGATCGCGGTGCCGGTGCGGGCGGCGGCGGCGAACACCGCGTCCAGGTCGACGTCGATCGGGCCGCGGCGGCCGATCCGCCGGGTGGTGAGGTGGCCGATGACGTGCACGTACGGGTTCTCGCAGGCGCGGACCAGCCGGTGGGTCTGGGCCGCGCGGTCGAGGTTGAAGTGCGAGTGCACCGAGGCCACGCAGAGGTCGAAGCCGGCGAGGAACTCGGGCGGCCAGTCCACGCCGCCGTCGGGGCCGATGTTCAGCTCGGTGCCGTGCAGCAGGCGCAACTTCTTGTGCCGGTCGGCGAGTCGGTGCAGCTGCTCGCGCTGGGCGAGCATCTTCTCGTCCGTCATCCGCTGCATCACGAGGTCGGGCGCGTGGTCGGTGACGGCGAAGTAGGAGTAGCCGCGGGCCGCCGCGGTGTCGATCATCTCCTCCAGGCTGGCCAGGCCGTCGGTCAGGTCGGTGTGCGTGTGCAGGTCTCCGCGCAGGTCCGACTCCTGGACCAGGTCCGGGAGTTCACCGCGCAGGGCGGCCTCGATCTCGCCCCGGTCCTCGCGCAGCGGCGGCGCGATCCACGGCAGGTCGAGCGCCGCGTACACCTCCTCCTCGGTCGCGGACACCACCTTGGTGCCGTCGCCCTTCGTGGCCTTCGCGGCTTTCGCGGCGGCTTTCGCACCGCCGCCTTTCGCACCGCCGCCTTTCGCACCGCCGTTCTTCGCATCGCCGTCGACCTCGAACAGGCCGTACTCGGACAGCTTCAGCCCGGCCCGTACGGCCATCGTCCGCAGCTTGATGTTGTGCGCCTTCGAGCCGGTGAAGTAGACGAGCGCCGCGCCCCAGTCCTCCTCCGGGACGACCCGCAGGTCCACCTGCACGCCCTGGTCGGTGAGGACGGAGGTCTTGGTCGGCCCGCTCGCGATCACCTCGGCCACGTACGGGAGTTCGGTGAGCGCGGCCATCAGGGGCTCGGAGTCGGCGGCGGTCGCGAGCACGTCGATGTCGCCGACCGTCTCGCGCATCCGGCGCAGCGAACCCGCGTACGCGCAGCGGGTGCAGCCGGGGACGTCCGACAGCGCGGCGACGATCTGCTCGGCCAGTTCGGTCGCGGTGTCGAGCAGGGTGCGCCCGCCGGACTGCCGCATCAGCTCGATGCCGTGCAGGATCTTCTCACCGCTGCGCTCGCCGAACCCGGCCACCTCGGACAGCTTGTCGGAGCGGATCGCGTCGGCGAGCTCGTCGACGGAGGCGATCCCGAGGTCGCGGTAGAGGGCCAGGGCGCGCTTCGGCCCGACGCTGGGTACGGCCATCATCTCCCGTACGCCGGACGGGATTTTGGCGCGCAGCGTCTCCAGGGCGGTGATCCGCCCGGTGGCGGTGTACTCGGCGACCTTCTCGGCCGTGGACTTGCCGACGCCGGGGATCTGCTGGAGGCCCTTGACGTCCAGCCCGGCGACGTCCTCGGGGTGACCGCCCACCGCGCGGGCGGCCTTCTCGTAGGCGCGGGCCCGGAACGCGTCCCCGCCGGTGATGTTGATCAGGTCGGCGTACTCCTGGAGGAGCTCCTGCACCTGGTCGTTGAGCCGGGGCATGG
The nucleotide sequence above comes from Streptomyces kaniharaensis. Encoded proteins:
- a CDS encoding carbohydrate kinase family protein yields the protein MLGVLGDLVEDVVVWVDGPLRHGTDSAARVFRRRGGSAANVASFAAEQCPVRFIGCVGDDPVGDRMVAELAGHGVDVRVARHGQTGSIVVLIDREGERTMLPDRGAATLLDGVPDEWLAGLTHLHVPAYSFDGEPIGRSAVDALARVRQAGGTTSVDASSTGMLEQFGRERILALVAELAPTFVFANRSESEFLGLLVDGQPGPERARLAATTVVTKSGAEATTVDVPGEPLFVVPVPPVSEVRDLTGAGDAFAAGFLAGFLETADLRLAVGLGHRSAARVLASPGASFGDR
- a CDS encoding helix-hairpin-helix domain-containing protein, giving the protein MPRLNDQVQELLQEYADLINITGGDAFRARAYEKAARAVGGHPEDVAGLDVKGLQQIPGVGKSTAEKVAEYTATGRITALETLRAKIPSGVREMMAVPSVGPKRALALYRDLGIASVDELADAIRSDKLSEVAGFGERSGEKILHGIELMRQSGGRTLLDTATELAEQIVAALSDVPGCTRCAYAGSLRRMRETVGDIDVLATAADSEPLMAALTELPYVAEVIASGPTKTSVLTDQGVQVDLRVVPEEDWGAALVYFTGSKAHNIKLRTMAVRAGLKLSEYGLFEVDGDAKNGGAKGGGAKGGGAKAAAKAAKATKGDGTKVVSATEEEVYAALDLPWIAPPLREDRGEIEAALRGELPDLVQESDLRGDLHTHTDLTDGLASLEEMIDTAAARGYSYFAVTDHAPDLVMQRMTDEKMLAQREQLHRLADRHKKLRLLHGTELNIGPDGGVDWPPEFLAGFDLCVASVHSHFNLDRAAQTHRLVRACENPYVHVIGHLTTRRIGRRGPIDVDLDAVFAAAARTGTAIEINSSPQRLDLRDEDILRAKRHGARFSIDSDAHATPHLAYPRFGVGTAQRAWLTTEDVVNTWTWQRLKHFLRKDALR